A stretch of DNA from Acanthopagrus latus isolate v.2019 chromosome 7, fAcaLat1.1, whole genome shotgun sequence:
CATTATGAAGCTGTAAAAGGGACCAAGACGGGGGTTAAAAGAACTGTACATAATGTGTATATGATCAGTACTCTATTCTGATATCTGCAGTCAAGATCAGGATGTATATACATCGCCACCTCGTAGATGGATCAGAGGGGTGATTTATGAACATATCGATTGTCTCTGCCTCCGGCTGTCTTGAACTGACATTTGCTGtagaaaatcaaaaacagactGTTAGGAAGTCCGCTGCCATTTACACCCAGCTCTCTTTTCATACATGCACCTCCCCtaccatacacacaaacacagacacacacacacccacacacacagacgaacacacccacacatccaGCTGCAAGCTGTTCAGTCTGGCGcgagacacattttaaaaaaggaaaaagacaagaatGGCCTCATTTATATGTGCATTCTGTTTGTACAGTGAGTAGTGAGTCAGTAAGACCCCAGTTATTGTAAAACTTCAACTGTGACAATGTTGAGAACGCAAAATAAACGAATATATGACTTATGGTACGCATGCGTTGTTTCTGCTGTCCTGCACGACATGATATCCATCAGTGTGAatcaaacaaacctttttttttttatttattttttttaatttaatgcatttcaCATTAGTGTCTTATGTCTAGGCTCTCCTATCTTCCCCTTCCAGGCTCCTACATGACTTCCCACTAGTGCAGCAGCATTTCCACTAGAGGGCATGCATCAAAGTGctctgaaatgaaaagggaAATCTGTACTGCGACACCACCTATGGGTGAAAAGTGTAGCTGCTACACAGCCATGCTGGTAGGATCATGAGTGCAGATGACTGTTCACACTCTCACCTCTCAACTTAAAAATCTTGTAAATTCTTTGTAGATTTTCTTGGATCACTGGTTGTGTCCAACCGTCTTTGCAGCTCAGAGTTTTCTCTTTTGAGCCTCCAGCTCATTCAGAATATATCACAGATAAATTCCAAATTTTCCTAAAGCTGCTCTTGCCCCCAGCTCTATCTCTGCACTGAAGTGCCTCCCATGCTCCCAGCACGGCAGTGGATGTCAGTAATGAACACTGTGTGGGAGAGCTTCAGATAGCCCCCCTCCGCTCTTCCTAATAGATTAACTCTTATCTCCTTTGAGCAGATGGATTCCCTTCATGTCAAGTGCACCAAAAGCGTGCAATGTTATTGGTGCGCTCCTCTTCACTGACGTTGCTCTGTTTTGGGTGTGTGATTATTCAACACGTCAGTTATAAAACGGGGACACGGTGGGCTCAGTGGAACTTCTGAAACGCTCTAAATGCTCGAACGCAACATTGGATTCAAACTCTGGATAAATAATGACATGTGAAGGATGAGTGGCGACACAAGTGACTCCCAAGTCGGATGACCTCAAAAGgtttgcagggttttttttctttaaaaaaagagagcagtTTGACATCCACTCTGTCATTTAGCTCAGTCTGCATATCTTTGTATTTATTACAGCTAAAGCATGCACAGGGATGTCTCATATCTGCGtcacatgtatttgttttggcataaaaacttaaaggacaagttcacccaaaaatgaaagttaaatCATTAAACGTACTTTGCAGCAAagcagcattgcagcattctcctaaacaacttggaaaaaagagaaaacttgTGCTGCGTGATCCAAGTTtccccaaccttttttttttcaccactgatCTGCAGTCGAGCTTGTGCACCATTCTGACGGGGTGTCCTCTGCTTATCGGCGACAGTGAaaattttggttttaaaaaggttgtaaataacatctttttagGGGGATCTTTGGGCTTCTGGAAACCTTCATTTTAGTGGGCCAAGCTGTATGGATCCATTTTAtgtccaggtgttttttttttctgtccccaTCAACTTAAATGGTTTAGGAGAATACtgcattgttgtttttgcagtgaAACTCTAGAAACCTTTTgttgacaacaacaaacaactaaCCCTTTTCCAAACTTCCATAGGCATGAAGGTGAGCAGACATTAACAACACTGTCTTTTTCAGGGGACCTTTATCAATGTTAAACTTGTCCTTATACATAGCTTTGTGGACTGTGTCTTGTTTTAGAATGCAGCACTGTAAGCATCTTATAAAGAAATCCTCTCTGTTCCTACGATTATGTAAGCTGCAAATAAACAGCGCAAAGAGGGAATAATCTTTTACTTGTCCCGCAGGATGCTCTCCTGCATAAGCTTGGCTGCTCTGCTTTTCCTGGCCTCATCGAGTGCACTCTCTGCTGGCCAGCCCTGCCTGTGCTCAGCCCTCCTGCCTGCTGGCCTTAAAGTGAACTGCAGCTCCGTGAGCCTCATGGAGCTGACTCATCTGCCCTCAGACACCGTGGAGCTCCATGTGCAGGACAACCGGCTCACCTCCGTGACCCCGGGCCTGTTTGACCGATTCACTGCCCTGAAAAAGGTCTCCCTGTATGGGAATCCCTTCCATTGTGACTGCAGGATCCAGTATCTGAGGAACTGGTTGCTGAAGAACCGGGCCATGGTCTCCAGGGAGCCCACCTGTGCCAGCCCGGGCTCCGTGGCTCTGAGACCCATCACTGAACTGAGTGACaacttcttttcttcctgtgcTCCTACAGGCTGCGCTAATGGGATTTATAACACCATGATGGGAGTGTTGCTCTGCTGCATCATTGTTCTGCTTCTGTGGAGTCTGAGACTGGCCAAAACATCCACCATCACCTTGTCCATAGATGAGATACAGTCAGGCGTGGAGGCTGACTCTCTGCACATACAGAGGCCCAAACGCAGGAGGAGGCTGCACACCGGGCTGTCAGAGGTCTCTGACTCCCTCGCTTATCCAGAGGATCTAGAAAAGCCATTCCTAAACATGGAGTTACTGCCGCAGGTGCTGGATGTGCTGCACAAGAAGCACAATATAAAGATAAACCTACCTGGGCGACGTCTTTCTCTACTACAGTGGAATAGCAAATATACTACAAGTGACAAACAGAGCTGAGGTCAGTAAAAGGCAGCTCAACAGATTtctttctgtggttttgttttgggtttttttcttccaataaagttgtttttaactCTCCACGTCTCCTTCAGGCTTCTTTTGGgtaactgctttttttttttttgttcctaaTCTTACACTTCAGCCTCATTATATTAAGGGAATTGTTCCTCATTCAGGCGTGGAATGCACCagataaaatgaagaaaaatctaATTGAAAAGCACGGTTTGCTGTACTTGGCATGCCATAACGAGCTATACTGTAGcaagaaataatgttttaataatgtgCTCATACACTTACATTAGGACATTTGAGTTCTGAGAGCTACTTTTGCTTCTAATTGCATTGAAATTGATCCAATTGAAAATGCCCAGATACTCATCTGTCTACGCGTGACATATTCGTCTTACAGCTGATGAGGAGGGAataacacaaagacaaatctgCACTCTGTTGTCTGTCACAGAtgcttaaaggggcagtgtgtCGTTtaggagaagaaattcagatgTTGAGTATTTACAATATAATGAGGTACTAATACAACCTCcgaaatatttattttttcccttatTTGAACGAActagctgttctcagaagaaaataagtggtcccagaacactgtttgaagctaggaaggtggcagggtccgccacatataaacaaagtaaaacagtgcgAAActgggtcagtgtgtttattcagtttgtttagggcataaaaaaagaaaactcctctcctctgataCATTTCTTCCCCATAACAACATAATGCACCTTCAATTATCAAACGCTGTGTCTCATATTTgatggaaaaaagacagaacttTGCAAAAAGCATTGTGCAACTATTATATTTCCTTTAGTCACAGTATTTACAATGAGTACATTACTACAAATGATCAAATGTAGCGCCGTAACAGCGTTGGATTGGCGTTGTACTTTGTATCTAAATAAAAGTCTTGTTTAGCTTTTCGCCTCCGCAGTTAAAATCTTAAAGCATAAAAATGAGTTTCTACATCATAATAAACAGGTTATGGCAGGATGGTATGGTAACAATTAACAGAGATGAAAGTTTCTGATCTGTGCAAATACTGGTCGAGGCTCTCACCACTAGACAAAATGCAGACAGACTATTAGAGGACAATATTGCACATCAAACAgttgctgtttctttttctttctttctcttttctttttttttaacaatacaaGTATTACTCTTATATTCATGCATAGATTTTCCAGGATAAACGGGTAAACAAATGACTACAAATGCAATAATAAAAGTCCCCTTGGGAATAAAAGGTCAAAACGTTATCTGATGCTTCTTAAAAACGCTTCTTCAATATCTGTAATAAATATAGGATGATTTCAGGATTTGTAATTATCTAAAACGTTACTATCGTCTAAAAAAATACTGAGTAACAGGGTCAAATAAGGCCGTTCTGACACTTCTCCTTAATGAAAGACAGGTAATTGAAGActatcacaaaaaaacaacgtaAAAAAAGAGCGGTTGACAGTAACGGTTACATGATTCATCTTCTCTAAAGTTTGTCTGAATGTATTGAAAGTTTAAAACATGACCCATGTGTCGTTAATGTTAATGCCCTGTCAGGTGGTTAAACAATGTCCACAGTGTTAGGCTCCTACAGGTTTACGCATTAAGTGGTATACTCAGTTTAGCACttccactccctccctctgcgTGGACCCGCACAAAACCTGTTGGCTCAAAACTCTACTGAGGCACAAACTTCTCCTGCTCGAAGATGAGGTCGACGGCATCGGCCACGTCGTGCACGATGAAGCCCGGCTCCACCAGCGCGGGGTCGAATCTGAAGTCCCGGTGCCCGTGGAACACGGTCTCTTTGATGCAGTCGTTTGCGTCAGACGGCACCTCTGCGTTGGGGTTGTACACCCCGGTGCAGACCAGGACAGACTTGCAGGAGGTGGCCGAGGGCAGCGCCAGCTCGCTCTCCAGCAAATTgtcgatctcctcctcctggggCACGGCGGCGGTGGACCCCGTGGCGGCCACCATCTTGGCAATGGCTT
This window harbors:
- the gp9 gene encoding glycoprotein IX (platelet), which encodes MLSCISLAALLFLASSSALSAGQPCLCSALLPAGLKVNCSSVSLMELTHLPSDTVELHVQDNRLTSVTPGLFDRFTALKKVSLYGNPFHCDCRIQYLRNWLLKNRAMVSREPTCASPGSVALRPITELSDNFFSSCAPTGCANGIYNTMMGVLLCCIIVLLLWSLRLAKTSTITLSIDEIQSGVEADSLHIQRPKRRRRLHTGLSEVSDSLAYPEDLEKPFLNMELLPQVLDVLHKKHNIKINLPGRRLSLLQWNSKYTTSDKQS